A single window of Deinococcota bacterium DNA harbors:
- the minD gene encoding septum site-determining protein MinD: MNARAIVVTSGKGGVGKTTTTANVGVALAKLGEKVAVIDTDVGLRNLDVVMGLEGRVVYDLIDVFEGKCKLKQALVRDKRVETLHLLPASQTRDKSALSEEQMQKTVRLLFEEEGFDRVIIDSPAGIESGFQTAASAADGALVVVNPEVSSVRDADRIIGLLEARQIAEVKLIINRLRPEMVKRGDMLEVSDVLEILGVKLIGMVLEDEQVLVSTNLGSPASLNGDSRAGQAFRDIAKRIHGEDVPFASSEQSGGLMGLLKRLFGGK; encoded by the coding sequence GTGAATGCAAGAGCAATCGTAGTGACGTCGGGCAAGGGAGGCGTCGGCAAGACGACCACCACCGCCAACGTGGGGGTGGCGCTGGCCAAGCTGGGGGAAAAGGTCGCGGTCATCGACACCGACGTGGGCCTGCGCAACCTGGACGTGGTGATGGGCTTAGAGGGCCGGGTCGTCTACGACCTGATCGACGTGTTCGAGGGCAAGTGCAAGCTCAAGCAGGCCTTGGTGCGCGACAAGCGCGTCGAGACCCTGCACCTCCTGCCCGCCTCGCAGACCCGCGACAAGAGCGCCTTGAGCGAGGAGCAGATGCAAAAGACGGTCAGGCTGCTCTTCGAGGAGGAGGGCTTCGACCGGGTGATCATCGACTCGCCGGCGGGCATCGAGTCGGGCTTCCAGACGGCGGCCTCCGCCGCCGACGGCGCCCTGGTGGTGGTCAACCCCGAGGTCTCGTCGGTGCGCGACGCCGACAGGATCATCGGGCTCTTAGAGGCGCGGCAGATCGCCGAGGTCAAGCTGATCATCAACCGCCTGCGCCCCGAGATGGTCAAGCGCGGCGACATGCTCGAGGTCAGCGATGTCTTGGAGATCCTGGGCGTCAAGCTGATCGGCATGGTCCTAGAAGACGAGCAGGTGCTGGTGTCCACCAACCTGGGCTCGCCCGCCAGCCTGAACGGCGACTCCAGGGCCGGTCAGGCCTTTCGCGACATCGCCAAGCGCATCCACGGCGAGGACGTGCCCTTTGCGAGCAGCGAGCAGAGCGGCGGCCTTATGGGCCTGCTCAAGCGGCTGTTTGGAGGCAAGTGA
- a CDS encoding isoamylase early set domain-containing protein has protein sequence MIKKQTVKSRNVCKLTFELPAGHQADEVHLLAEFNGWKPVPFEKVKGGKWKLVQEVEPGRDYQFRYMLVRGGQRDFINDEAADGTVRNDQGTENAVISC, from the coding sequence ATGATCAAAAAGCAGACGGTCAAGTCGCGCAACGTGTGCAAACTGACCTTCGAACTCCCCGCCGGACACCAGGCCGACGAGGTTCACCTCCTCGCCGAATTCAACGGCTGGAAGCCCGTCCCCTTCGAAAAGGTCAAGGGCGGCAAGTGGAAGCTCGTCCAGGAGGTCGAGCCGGGCCGCGACTACCAGTTCCGCTATATGCTCGTTCGCGGCGGCCAGCGCGACTTCATCAACGACGAAGCGGCCGACGGAACCGTGCGGAACGACCAGGGCACCGAGAACGCGGTCATCAGCTGCTGA
- the minE gene encoding cell division topological specificity factor MinE, with translation MFRRLFGREKSKDKLKDRLKLVLAYDRANLSPRQMENFRDDLLGVIKRYFPSEGDYDVKLEQHGDKMVLVANIPMNQ, from the coding sequence ATGTTCCGGCGGCTGTTCGGACGCGAGAAGAGCAAGGACAAGCTCAAGGACCGCCTCAAGCTGGTCCTGGCCTACGACCGCGCCAACCTCTCCCCCAGGCAGATGGAGAACTTTCGCGACGACCTCCTGGGCGTCATCAAGCGCTACTTTCCCTCCGAGGGCGACTACGACGTCAAGCTCGAGCAGCACGGCGACAAGATGGTCCTGGTCGCCAACATCCCCATGAACCAATAA
- a CDS encoding TetR/AcrR family transcriptional regulator C-terminal domain-containing protein: MPDLSLRLMRLLFAEATRSPELAAHYSSGQIGVLRFMVAYLTHQADLGRLRPHDPEAAARAFLEAMFGYVLSRDILPYFSEGQPEWGRYIDEVVTTFVRGLEAGEQRDRGRP; this comes from the coding sequence GTGCCTGACTTGTCCCTGCGCCTCATGCGGCTCCTCTTCGCTGAGGCGACGCGCTCGCCGGAGCTGGCCGCGCACTACAGCAGCGGCCAGATCGGCGTCTTGCGCTTCATGGTCGCCTACTTGACGCACCAGGCCGACCTCGGCAGGCTGCGGCCGCACGACCCCGAGGCCGCCGCCCGCGCCTTTTTGGAGGCGATGTTCGGCTACGTCCTCAGCCGCGACATTCTGCCCTATTTCAGTGAGGGCCAGCCGGAGTGGGGGCGCTATATCGACGAGGTCGTCACCACCTTCGTGAGGGGGCTCGAGGCCGGTGAGCAGCGCGACCGAGGCCGACCATGA
- a CDS encoding NUDIX domain-containing protein: MRPEDARYVVAVAAVIFRGGKVLAMRRAAHKDAGAGLWETLSGRVHPGEEPVDAARREIAEECGLTVVLEERPISAYCAKRAGEDMILILYRADYLAGEVIMSDEHDRYAWLTPEEFARTSTLDKLAQVVRAESLREVRKGA; this comes from the coding sequence GTGAGGCCAGAAGACGCCCGCTACGTCGTGGCGGTCGCTGCGGTCATCTTCAGGGGCGGCAAGGTCTTAGCGATGCGCCGCGCCGCCCACAAGGACGCCGGCGCCGGTCTCTGGGAGACGCTGTCGGGCCGGGTGCATCCCGGCGAGGAGCCCGTGGACGCGGCCAGGCGCGAGATCGCCGAGGAGTGCGGGCTCACCGTCGTGCTCGAGGAGCGCCCGATCAGCGCCTACTGCGCCAAAAGGGCCGGCGAGGACATGATCCTGATCCTCTACCGCGCCGACTACCTCGCGGGCGAGGTGATCATGTCGGACGAGCATGACCGCTACGCCTGGCTCACGCCCGAGGAGTTCGCCCGGACGAGCACGCTGGACAAGCTCGCCCAGGTAGTCAGGGCGGAGAGCCTGCGCGAGGTTCGCAAGGGTGCCTGA
- a CDS encoding 2-phosphosulfolactate phosphatase: MIRLDVQTLPERPVDDVAVVIDVLRMTTTAGLLFAEGLAELWVVAAVEAARELAAGRGLLLMGERQGKALPGFHGGNSPLEYTRSVAGRGAVLCTSNGSRAVEFAGGARHLLLGAIVNARAVAARALELARSEISLICAGTGDRLSFDDVLGAACIARELMRLEPALELSDGALLALAALESSPDLHQGLKRARHGRLLVDIGFGDDLAFAAKLNSLAVVAERSGQSPARFVKAPSTGAPVTKAPATGAA; this comes from the coding sequence ATGATCCGTCTCGACGTGCAAACCCTACCCGAACGCCCGGTGGACGACGTCGCCGTGGTGATCGACGTGCTCAGGATGACCACCACCGCCGGCCTGCTCTTCGCCGAGGGCCTGGCGGAGCTCTGGGTCGTCGCCGCGGTCGAGGCGGCGCGCGAGCTCGCGGCGGGGCGCGGGCTGCTGCTCATGGGCGAGCGCCAGGGCAAGGCGCTGCCGGGCTTTCACGGCGGCAACTCGCCGCTCGAGTACACCCGAAGCGTCGCCGGCAGGGGCGCGGTGCTCTGCACCAGCAACGGCTCGAGGGCCGTCGAGTTCGCCGGCGGGGCGCGGCACCTCCTGCTGGGCGCCATCGTCAACGCCCGCGCGGTCGCGGCGCGCGCGCTCGAGCTTGCGCGAAGCGAGATCAGCCTGATTTGCGCCGGCACCGGCGACCGGCTCTCCTTTGACGACGTCTTGGGCGCGGCCTGCATCGCCCGCGAACTGATGAGGCTCGAGCCCGCCCTCGAGCTGAGCGACGGGGCGCTCCTGGCGCTGGCAGCCCTGGAGAGCAGCCCCGACCTTCACCAGGGCCTCAAGAGGGCGAGGCACGGGCGGCTGCTCGTGGACATCGGCTTTGGTGACGACCTCGCCTTCGCCGCTAAGCTGAACAGCCTTGCGGTCGTCGCCGAGCGCAGCGGCCAAAGCCCGGCGCGCTTTGTCAAGGCTCCGTCCACCGGGGCTCCGGTCACCAAGGCTCCGGCCACCGGGGCGGCGTGA